The Leptospira sp. WS39.C2 genome contains a region encoding:
- the nuoL gene encoding NADH-quinone oxidoreductase subunit L, with protein sequence MLDLFPIVVLLPLLGFLHNGLLKDRIPHRFAGAIGTLAVFIPFLITLGAFNEFNPMERTAPHLVPVFDWIVIGDFKTSFGYQIDQLSLYMTLIITGIGSLIHLYSMGYMKGNKGYNRFFSYLNLFIFCMLNLVLSDNLVLTFLGWEGVGLASYLLIGFDYDKSSAAEAGMKAFILNRIGDVGFILGTGFLYWLGGSLQYLTLQTNLSELSEFANYANLIALFFFIAAMGKSAQIPLYVWLPDAMAGPTPVSALIHAATMVTAGVFLIVRLNFVFFLAPDTSFFIACIGALTALFAATIGLLQNDIKKILAYSTVSQLGFMFLAMGSMSYVAGLFHLMTHAFFKALLFLGAGSVIHALHHEQNIKHMGKLFGKIKITSLTFLLGTLAIAGFFPFSGFFSKDLILEKTYTYGAFGSVLWTVGVVAAFFTSFYMFRLVFVVFFGKDNTDSHHKVHESPWTMTFPLVVLAVGAVGSGFFLTPHFFLHIDTLERYFAPILERGTILANQTGTYTKHTELNHGVEISLAAFSVGIASLGLILAYLIYQRKQSPILEEHTGFRKILFHKYYIDEIYDVLFVKPYVFLSKGIAYTFDIKILDRFFLGIGGSFGVIANGLRRLQSGFIGDYALYVVLGTFCILVYILTRGV encoded by the coding sequence ATGTTAGATTTATTTCCAATCGTTGTTCTACTCCCTCTCCTTGGTTTTTTGCATAATGGACTCCTAAAAGATCGGATCCCACACAGGTTTGCAGGTGCCATTGGAACCCTCGCGGTTTTTATCCCTTTCCTTATCACCTTAGGTGCGTTTAACGAATTTAACCCGATGGAAAGAACCGCACCACATCTTGTGCCAGTGTTCGATTGGATTGTGATTGGAGATTTCAAAACCTCTTTTGGTTACCAAATCGACCAACTTTCTTTGTATATGACTCTCATCATTACAGGCATTGGATCCCTCATCCATTTGTATTCGATGGGATATATGAAAGGGAATAAAGGATACAACCGGTTTTTTTCTTACCTCAATTTATTTATCTTTTGTATGTTGAACCTTGTCCTCAGTGACAATTTGGTTTTGACCTTCCTTGGTTGGGAAGGTGTTGGTCTTGCTTCCTACTTACTCATCGGTTTCGATTATGACAAATCCTCGGCAGCAGAAGCAGGGATGAAGGCATTTATCTTAAACCGAATTGGGGATGTTGGTTTTATCTTAGGGACAGGGTTTCTTTATTGGTTAGGTGGGAGTTTACAATACCTTACCTTACAAACCAATTTGAGTGAACTATCCGAGTTTGCAAATTACGCAAATCTCATTGCCCTTTTCTTTTTCATTGCAGCAATGGGAAAATCCGCACAGATCCCACTGTATGTTTGGTTACCAGATGCGATGGCGGGTCCAACACCTGTATCGGCACTCATCCATGCGGCCACAATGGTAACTGCAGGAGTGTTTCTCATCGTACGACTCAACTTTGTATTTTTCCTCGCTCCTGATACTTCCTTTTTCATTGCTTGTATTGGAGCACTCACTGCTTTATTTGCGGCAACAATTGGGCTTTTGCAAAACGATATCAAAAAAATCCTTGCTTACTCAACCGTATCCCAACTTGGTTTTATGTTCCTTGCCATGGGTAGCATGAGTTATGTGGCGGGACTTTTCCATTTAATGACACATGCATTTTTCAAGGCATTGTTATTCCTTGGTGCAGGTTCTGTCATCCATGCCCTCCACCATGAACAAAACATCAAACATATGGGGAAACTTTTTGGAAAAATCAAAATCACATCCTTAACCTTCTTACTCGGAACGTTAGCAATTGCAGGTTTTTTCCCGTTTTCTGGATTTTTCTCAAAAGATTTGATTTTAGAAAAAACTTACACCTACGGTGCGTTTGGTTCTGTTCTTTGGACAGTGGGTGTAGTGGCTGCCTTTTTCACTTCGTTTTATATGTTCCGTCTTGTGTTTGTTGTTTTCTTTGGAAAGGACAATACAGACTCGCATCACAAAGTACATGAGTCTCCTTGGACCATGACATTCCCTCTCGTGGTATTAGCAGTGGGAGCAGTAGGAAGTGGGTTTTTTCTCACTCCTCATTTCTTTTTGCACATCGATACACTAGAACGATACTTTGCTCCTATTTTGGAACGAGGAACGATACTTGCAAACCAAACGGGAACGTATACCAAACATACAGAACTCAATCATGGAGTTGAGATCTCCCTTGCGGCATTTTCTGTTGGAATCGCAAGTTTAGGCCTTATTTTAGCATATCTCATTTACCAAAGGAAACAAAGTCCGATCCTCGAGGAACATACTGGTTTTCGTAAGATCCTCTTTCATAAATACTACATCGATGAAATCTATGATGTGCTTTTTGTGAAACCTTATGTTTTCCTTTCAAAAGGAATCGCTTATACCTTTGATATCAAAATCCTAGATCGTTTTTTTCTTGGGATTGGTGGGAGTTTTGGAGTGATCGCCAATGGATTACGTAGGCTCCAATCTGGATTCATCGGTGATTATGCATTGTATGTGGTTCTTGGTACGTTTTGTATCTTAGTGTATATATTAACAAGGGGGGTGTAA
- the nuoK gene encoding NADH-quinone oxidoreductase subunit NuoK — MNPLINGIPIHYLLGLAGILFSIGVLGVLIRRNIVIIFMSVELILNSVNLVFVTFSKALSHINGETIVFFVMAIAAAEAAVGLALVIAIFRHKKSTNVDELQSMRW, encoded by the coding sequence ATGAATCCACTCATCAACGGAATTCCCATACACTATCTCCTTGGCCTTGCGGGAATCCTTTTTTCCATTGGGGTTCTCGGTGTTCTCATCAGACGTAACATTGTGATCATCTTTATGTCAGTGGAACTCATTCTAAATTCTGTGAATTTGGTGTTTGTTACCTTTTCGAAAGCTTTATCTCATATCAATGGGGAAACCATTGTTTTCTTTGTGATGGCAATCGCTGCAGCGGAAGCAGCTGTGGGCCTTGCTCTTGTCATTGCTATCTTCCGTCATAAAAAATCCACGAACGTGGATGAACTCCAATCGATGAGATGGTAA
- a CDS encoding NADH-quinone oxidoreductase subunit N — MSYTPSSNDLIAISPMLILCGVALLSLVVQFLIPKEEEAKPLWVLSVFGILTAMYALYHITNSPGYGKFFGSQISVSPLTVWLSAIYLIAGLITLLIAPPFLSEHKTLFPEFFPLLLFCLSGMMFLTSGYDLIVIFVGLEILSLSLYVMIGMARTSVSALESAMKYFLLGTFSSGFMLLGIAFLYGGSGTTNLDGALRGLFLKGYESNFSKLGLGLFLVGVSFKAALVPFHSWTPDVYEGAQTPITGFMASAGKASALGLVIVIFNHVPIGEIGSAWKVLMGTIALISMTWGNIVALKQENLKRMLAYSSISHAGYIVAGISCGAGLEALYYLFSYSLLNLAAFAIISYLEQGKHEVTVNGISHLSGEHPLTALALSVIFLSFAGFPPLIGFWTKLFLLQKIAESDLLFNRILLFGAVANSCVAFYYYMKITIQSYMKQETGNVAGVRDLPNMPTLGFLVFLLCVFFTAGWIFFQPGALL, encoded by the coding sequence ATGTCGTATACTCCTTCTTCCAATGATTTAATCGCAATTTCTCCCATGCTCATCCTCTGTGGGGTTGCTTTACTTTCCCTCGTTGTCCAGTTTTTGATTCCCAAAGAAGAAGAGGCGAAACCTCTTTGGGTACTTTCTGTTTTTGGAATCCTAACGGCAATGTATGCGCTCTATCACATTACAAACTCGCCTGGATACGGCAAATTTTTTGGATCCCAAATTTCAGTAAGCCCTCTGACAGTCTGGCTCAGTGCGATTTATTTAATTGCAGGGCTCATCACTTTACTCATTGCTCCTCCATTTTTGTCGGAACACAAAACCCTTTTTCCAGAGTTTTTTCCCTTACTTCTGTTTTGTTTATCTGGGATGATGTTTCTCACTTCGGGTTATGATCTGATCGTCATCTTTGTTGGTTTGGAAATACTTTCGCTTTCTTTGTATGTGATGATCGGTATGGCAAGGACATCTGTTTCTGCTTTGGAAAGTGCGATGAAGTATTTTTTACTTGGAACGTTTAGTTCAGGTTTTATGTTACTTGGGATTGCCTTTTTATATGGTGGTTCAGGGACAACAAACCTTGATGGTGCACTTCGTGGATTATTTTTAAAAGGCTACGAATCAAACTTTTCCAAACTTGGACTTGGACTTTTTCTTGTGGGTGTTTCTTTCAAAGCAGCACTCGTCCCTTTTCACTCGTGGACACCAGATGTTTATGAAGGTGCACAAACACCTATCACAGGTTTCATGGCAAGTGCAGGAAAGGCATCGGCCCTTGGTCTTGTTATTGTAATCTTCAATCATGTTCCTATAGGCGAAATTGGAAGTGCTTGGAAAGTCCTAATGGGAACAATTGCATTAATCTCCATGACTTGGGGGAATATCGTTGCCCTCAAACAAGAAAATTTAAAACGAATGTTAGCTTATTCTTCGATCTCTCATGCCGGATACATTGTAGCCGGGATTAGTTGCGGCGCAGGGCTTGAAGCTTTGTATTATCTTTTTTCCTATTCTTTACTCAACCTTGCTGCCTTTGCCATCATTTCCTATTTGGAACAAGGGAAACATGAAGTGACGGTGAATGGAATCTCTCATTTAAGCGGTGAACATCCGTTAACGGCACTAGCACTCAGTGTGATCTTTTTGTCCTTTGCTGGATTTCCTCCTCTTATAGGTTTTTGGACGAAACTTTTCCTCTTACAAAAAATCGCAGAGTCCGACCTCCTATTCAACCGGATCTTACTTTTTGGTGCAGTCGCAAACTCTTGTGTCGCCTTTTACTATTATATGAAAATTACGATCCAATCCTATATGAAACAGGAAACAGGCAATGTCGCTGGTGTACGTGACTTGCCGAATATGCCAACTCTTGGATTTTTAGTGTTTTTGCTCTGTGTGTTTTTCACGGCAGGATGGATTTTCTTCCAACCAGGTGCCTTGCTTTAA
- a CDS encoding cupin domain-containing protein, with product MATIVKKQETIQDKDQVKAFLTKKGLVYESYKTPESLDLILSQKGLSDAEKEEVLSGLEYRFDQLKKEHGYKANDLVVLHDEVPGISEMLAKFDKLHIHTDEEVRYIIDGSGIFGFIIDGERFEVHVGKGDFISIPANTNHWFTLDKNLRIKAVRYFKDNSGWTPVYVDESKVLVNA from the coding sequence ATGGCAACGATTGTAAAAAAACAAGAAACGATCCAGGACAAAGACCAAGTGAAGGCTTTTCTCACCAAAAAAGGTCTCGTGTATGAGTCTTACAAAACTCCTGAATCCTTGGATCTCATCCTTAGCCAAAAAGGTTTATCCGATGCGGAAAAAGAAGAAGTACTTTCTGGTTTGGAATACCGTTTTGACCAATTGAAAAAAGAACATGGCTACAAAGCAAACGACCTCGTGGTTTTACATGATGAGGTACCTGGCATAAGCGAAATGTTAGCGAAGTTTGACAAACTCCACATCCACACGGATGAGGAAGTTCGTTATATCATTGATGGAAGCGGAATTTTTGGTTTCATCATCGATGGAGAACGTTTTGAAGTGCATGTAGGAAAAGGTGATTTTATCTCCATCCCTGCCAATACCAATCATTGGTTTACTTTGGACAAAAATTTACGAATCAAAGCTGTGCGTTACTTCAAAGACAATTCTGGATGGACTCCTGTGTATGTTGACGAGTCAAAAGTCCTCGTAAACGCCTAA
- a CDS encoding NuoM family protein yields the protein MPEQILSIIIFLPIVSSFLIVVQKRVGAVVVISALSSAFTTILSVGLFFFYDTSKSGLQFVHWIPDWILSGKLSVDYHVGLDGVSLLLFALTAFMFFLSSIASWSNIPKKIKEFHICLLVLETAVLGVFASGNLVLFYVFWELMVLPMVLMIGIWGGEERTKAALKYFLFSMAGSLFMLGGILTLYFKTGKTSIESLSTASLAMYSEPLQWFLFLSFFLAFAIKIPLFPFHTWMPDVHTQAPTVGSVDLAGVLLKIGAYGFIRFCIPFFPEQSLFSQTGVQSLAVIGIVYGSMAALVQTDIKRIIAYSSLSHLGFCILGIFSFTTEGVVGGMLQMVSHGVSTGMIFLMIGMIYERAHTRNISEFGGLAGQMPVFSTFFLIAVLSSIGLPGTNGFVGEFLILMGAIKSNVWLGGIAATGVVLGALYLLWFVKRFLFGVSKTIQAKPYKDLSFREIGILTPLLVFIFWIGIYPKPFLEILQTSSNVFLNVSSVESVTERKSIQKDFLDPGVERLYPDYLSLGKEPKSYEERLGVFKSPFALPSFVSIQKPIPHPNDNLENLENSIESDFDLEHTPSEKKGN from the coding sequence GTGCCGGAACAAATTTTATCCATCATTATCTTTTTACCAATAGTTTCCTCTTTTCTCATCGTAGTGCAAAAACGTGTGGGAGCAGTGGTTGTCATCTCTGCTTTATCCTCTGCATTTACGACGATCCTTTCAGTGGGCCTTTTTTTCTTTTATGATACTTCTAAGTCTGGGTTACAGTTTGTACATTGGATTCCAGATTGGATCCTTTCAGGCAAACTCAGTGTGGATTACCATGTGGGTCTTGATGGTGTGTCTCTTCTTTTATTTGCTCTCACAGCCTTTATGTTCTTTTTATCGAGCATTGCTTCTTGGTCAAATATTCCCAAAAAAATCAAAGAATTCCATATCTGTTTACTTGTATTGGAAACAGCTGTGCTTGGGGTATTTGCTTCTGGGAACTTAGTTTTGTTTTATGTATTTTGGGAGCTAATGGTGCTTCCGATGGTGCTTATGATTGGAATTTGGGGTGGGGAAGAACGTACAAAAGCCGCACTCAAATACTTTCTATTTTCCATGGCCGGATCCTTATTTATGTTAGGTGGGATTCTCACTCTGTATTTCAAAACAGGAAAAACATCCATTGAATCTCTTTCCACAGCAAGTTTGGCTATGTATTCCGAACCACTCCAATGGTTTTTGTTTCTTAGTTTTTTTCTAGCTTTTGCGATCAAAATCCCTCTTTTCCCATTCCATACTTGGATGCCAGATGTGCATACGCAAGCACCTACCGTTGGTTCGGTGGACCTTGCAGGTGTATTGCTTAAGATTGGGGCTTATGGTTTCATTCGGTTTTGTATTCCATTTTTTCCAGAACAAAGTCTTTTTTCCCAAACAGGGGTACAAAGCTTAGCTGTGATTGGGATTGTTTATGGATCGATGGCAGCCCTTGTCCAAACCGACATCAAACGAATCATTGCTTATAGTTCCTTATCTCACTTGGGGTTTTGTATTTTAGGGATCTTTTCTTTTACGACAGAAGGTGTGGTTGGTGGGATGTTACAAATGGTATCCCATGGAGTATCCACGGGGATGATCTTTCTTATGATTGGTATGATTTATGAAAGAGCCCATACAAGGAACATTTCTGAGTTTGGTGGTCTTGCGGGTCAAATGCCAGTGTTTTCTACTTTTTTTCTCATCGCAGTTCTCTCTTCCATTGGCCTACCCGGAACAAACGGGTTTGTAGGAGAATTTCTCATCCTAATGGGTGCGATCAAATCCAATGTATGGCTCGGTGGGATTGCGGCCACGGGTGTTGTGCTTGGTGCCTTATACCTGTTATGGTTTGTGAAACGATTCCTTTTTGGAGTGAGTAAAACCATACAAGCCAAACCTTATAAAGACCTTAGCTTTCGAGAAATTGGAATTTTAACACCGCTCCTGGTGTTTATTTTTTGGATAGGAATTTATCCAAAACCATTTTTAGAAATTTTACAGACCTCTTCGAATGTCTTTTTAAATGTTTCTTCTGTGGAGTCGGTTACCGAACGAAAATCGATCCAAAAAGATTTTTTAGACCCAGGTGTTGAACGGTTGTATCCTGATTACTTAAGTTTAGGAAAAGAACCAAAATCCTATGAAGAAAGGTTAGGGGTGTTTAAATCCCCATTTGCCTTACCTAGTTTTGTTTCCATACAGAAACCAATTCCACATCCAAACGACAATTTGGAAAATTTAGAAAACTCCATTGAGTCCGATTTTGATTTGGAACATACCCCAAGCGAGAAAAAAGGAAACTAA
- the nuoH gene encoding NADH-quinone oxidoreductase subunit NuoH, producing MDWALILAWGIKILSLFFVILTGVAYYTLAERKFAGFIQDRPGPNRAGPFGIFQPLADGIKFIAKEEIFPKNVSKGMYLLAPTISMTCAIMAWAVIPFGGTLPAPEWLTTLTGVTTIDLQIANPDSGVLYLLAISSLSVYGIMIAGWSSNNKYSLLGGVRSTAQMISYELPMGLSIVSIVIMTGSLKLTDISDSQKDMWNILSPPGLVAFFIYVTAMFAETNRLPFDLAEAESELVVGFHTEYGAFKFALFFLAEYMNMITMSCLTTLLFFGGYNVPFQLGAGSPYQAFIGLGFFVLKVLFFAFLFIWVRWTLPRFRYDQLMKLGWKKMIPWGLFVVMFASIYTVYWKEGWMKLFI from the coding sequence ATGGACTGGGCTTTAATACTTGCTTGGGGGATTAAAATCCTCTCTTTGTTTTTTGTAATCTTAACTGGTGTGGCGTATTATACGCTCGCTGAACGTAAGTTTGCTGGATTTATCCAGGACAGACCAGGACCTAATCGTGCGGGTCCTTTTGGAATTTTCCAACCATTGGCGGATGGGATTAAGTTCATCGCCAAAGAAGAAATATTCCCAAAAAATGTATCAAAGGGAATGTATCTCCTTGCTCCCACAATCTCTATGACTTGTGCGATTATGGCTTGGGCTGTGATTCCCTTTGGTGGGACTCTTCCTGCACCAGAGTGGTTAACCACGCTTACGGGTGTTACAACCATCGACTTACAAATTGCAAACCCTGACTCTGGGGTTTTGTATCTGCTTGCGATTTCCTCTTTGTCTGTATATGGAATTATGATTGCAGGTTGGTCCAGTAACAACAAATATTCGTTACTTGGTGGTGTTCGGTCGACTGCTCAGATGATCAGTTACGAACTTCCCATGGGACTATCCATTGTTTCCATTGTGATCATGACAGGCTCACTCAAACTCACAGACATCAGTGACTCTCAAAAAGACATGTGGAATATCCTCTCCCCTCCAGGATTAGTTGCCTTTTTTATCTATGTGACAGCCATGTTTGCGGAAACAAACCGATTGCCTTTTGATCTAGCAGAAGCCGAGTCAGAACTTGTGGTGGGTTTTCATACGGAGTATGGTGCTTTTAAGTTTGCTTTATTCTTTTTGGCAGAATACATGAATATGATCACCATGTCATGCCTTACCACCTTACTTTTCTTTGGTGGTTATAATGTTCCGTTCCAATTGGGTGCGGGTTCACCATACCAAGCCTTCATTGGACTTGGGTTTTTTGTTTTAAAAGTCTTGTTTTTTGCCTTTTTGTTCATTTGGGTACGTTGGACACTTCCCAGGTTTCGTTATGACCAACTCATGAAACTCGGTTGGAAAAAGATGATCCCTTGGGGGCTCTTTGTTGTCATGTTTGCTTCCATCTACACGGTGTATTGGAAAGAAGGATGGATGAAATTATTTATATGA
- a CDS encoding NADH-quinone oxidoreductase subunit J, which translates to MDEIIYMNLETSPSLLLFVFFGTVTVITALSVIFQKNPVVSAVSLVFTFFSLAGIYGIMGALFIATMQVLVYAGAIMVLVVFVLMLLSQRAETLSRYRKHPVRLVLLTVFVIGFFFLLYSALTTGVPHSEQMGKGYENAEYSFPIQGTATVNAKGNVATVGASTYLDYLLPFEMISILLLVAVLGAVILAKKKLTEVNQTKDTVL; encoded by the coding sequence ATGGATGAAATTATTTATATGAACCTAGAAACTTCACCATCTCTTTTGCTTTTTGTGTTTTTTGGAACAGTGACTGTGATCACGGCGTTAAGTGTGATTTTCCAAAAAAATCCAGTGGTTTCGGCTGTATCTCTCGTCTTTACCTTTTTTTCCCTCGCAGGGATTTATGGGATTATGGGAGCCTTATTTATTGCCACCATGCAGGTGTTAGTATATGCGGGTGCCATTATGGTGCTTGTTGTGTTTGTTCTGATGTTACTTTCCCAAAGGGCAGAAACACTCTCTCGTTACCGCAAACACCCAGTTCGTTTGGTTTTATTAACCGTATTTGTGATCGGATTTTTTTTCCTACTATATTCTGCACTCACTACCGGTGTCCCTCATTCGGAACAAATGGGAAAAGGTTATGAGAATGCGGAGTATTCCTTCCCCATCCAAGGAACAGCCACTGTGAATGCCAAGGGGAATGTTGCCACTGTTGGTGCATCCACCTATTTGGATTACCTTTTGCCTTTTGAAATGATTTCTATCTTACTTCTTGTGGCAGTGCTTGGGGCAGTGATCCTTGCCAAAAAGAAACTCACAGAAGTAAACCAAACAAAGGATACGGTTTTATGA